Proteins encoded in a region of the Candidatus Methanoperedens sp. genome:
- a CDS encoding peptidylprolyl isomerase, translating to MARKKILITIVLMVLMAFTLGCTEKSQPVQSGKDRIATIETNKGIIKFELFEKEAPLTTSNFIELAQSGFYNGLTFHRVEPGFVIQGGDPKGDGTGGSPKTIPLEIAPSLTHKKGAVGMARSSDPNSASSQFYIVLADAKFLDGQYAVFGQVTEGQDVAEKIAVGDKMLKVTIGEK from the coding sequence ATGGCACGGAAAAAGATTTTGATTACAATCGTTTTGATGGTGCTGATGGCATTTACGCTCGGATGCACCGAGAAATCCCAGCCTGTACAAAGCGGAAAAGACAGGATAGCCACCATCGAGACCAATAAGGGTATTATCAAATTCGAGCTATTCGAAAAAGAGGCACCTTTAACTACAAGTAACTTCATAGAATTGGCGCAGAGCGGTTTTTATAATGGTCTCACATTCCACAGGGTTGAGCCAGGGTTCGTAATTCAAGGCGGGGACCCCAAGGGAGATGGCACAGGCGGTTCACCTAAGACCATTCCTCTTGAGATAGCCCCCTCACTGACGCATAAGAAAGGTGCAGTGGGTATGGCTCGTTCCAGTGATCCGAACAGTGCGTCATCTCAGTTCTATATAGTCCTTGCAGACGCAAAGTTCCTGGATGGGCAATATGCAGTATTTGGACAGGTCACTGAAGGGCAGGATGTAGCTGAAAAGATCGCAGTAGGCGATAAGATGCTTAAAGTTACGATAGGAGAGAAATAA
- a CDS encoding dienelactone hydrolase family protein, with protein sequence MADIIISRRKHHIPAYIAGTGNAGVILIHEVWGLNKNIRILADRLAAEGYVVLAPDLISQTGITEKIDQSILAEVANPSTRDEAQKKMRAAMSPIRSEEFGKETVERLKICFSYLKREYKVEKIAVMGFCFGGTYSYSFAASETALAAALPFYGHAPEKEEELAKISCPVIAFYGIKDIALVQGLPQLEASMKKLNKDFQYKVYPNAGHAFMNDTNPTTYNKEAAEDAWGKALQFLKKHL encoded by the coding sequence ATGGCAGACATTATAATCAGTCGCAGAAAACATCATATTCCGGCTTATATTGCCGGTACGGGAAACGCTGGAGTCATTCTCATTCACGAAGTATGGGGGCTTAACAAGAATATAAGAATCCTTGCTGATCGCCTGGCTGCTGAGGGTTATGTTGTTCTCGCACCGGATCTTATTTCCCAGACCGGAATCACTGAAAAAATAGACCAGTCCATTCTGGCTGAGGTCGCCAATCCTTCTACCCGCGATGAAGCCCAAAAGAAAATGCGTGCGGCTATGAGTCCGATCAGGTCGGAAGAATTTGGGAAGGAAACTGTGGAACGGCTCAAAATATGCTTCAGCTATCTGAAGCGGGAGTACAAGGTGGAGAAAATTGCAGTCATGGGATTTTGTTTTGGTGGTACCTACAGCTACAGCTTTGCAGCAAGTGAAACGGCTCTTGCCGCAGCTTTGCCGTTTTATGGACACGCGCCTGAGAAAGAGGAAGAATTGGCCAAAATCTCATGCCCGGTCATAGCATTTTACGGCATAAAAGATATTGCGTTAGTGCAGGGCTTGCCGCAACTTGAAGCGTCAATGAAAAAGCTCAATAAAGATTTCCAGTACAAAGTATATCCGAATGCTGGTCATGCATTCATGAACGATACAAACCCGACAACATACAACAAAGAAGCAGCGGAGGATGCCTGGGGAAAAGCGTTGCAGTTCTTAAAGAAACATCTTTAA
- a CDS encoding alcohol dehydrogenase catalytic domain-containing protein has translation MIVTMEEDIMPKMKAIQVTAPGTDFKLVNIDIPEPKENEVLIKVEACGICHGDVLVKEGHFPGLTYPRIPGHEVVGTIKKLGSDSKHWKVGQRVGIGWHGGHCCHCRACRNGEFGSCENALVTGLSMDGGYAEYMVARMEVLTPIPGELNSIDAAPLLCAGRTTFGALRSSNLKGGDLVAIHGLGGLGHLAVQFANKLGLKVAVISRGKEKEQLAKKLGAHYYFDSNAVEPAEELMKLGGANVILCTAPNSKSMAELVNGLARNGQMIIVTFSNEPMTIPP, from the coding sequence TTGATTGTTACAATGGAGGAAGATATTATGCCAAAAATGAAAGCAATACAGGTGACCGCTCCTGGAACAGATTTTAAGTTGGTTAATATTGATATTCCTGAGCCAAAAGAGAATGAAGTTCTTATTAAAGTTGAAGCATGTGGTATCTGCCATGGGGATGTATTGGTAAAGGAAGGCCACTTTCCTGGACTCACCTATCCAAGGATACCCGGACATGAAGTTGTTGGAACCATAAAAAAATTAGGTTCTGACTCAAAGCATTGGAAAGTTGGGCAAAGAGTCGGGATTGGGTGGCATGGCGGCCATTGCTGCCACTGCAGAGCCTGTCGTAATGGTGAATTTGGTTCCTGTGAAAATGCTCTTGTTACAGGTCTTTCAATGGATGGGGGGTATGCAGAATATATGGTAGCTAGAATGGAGGTGCTTACACCTATTCCCGGGGAGCTTAATTCAATTGATGCAGCACCTTTGCTCTGTGCTGGCAGAACAACTTTTGGAGCATTAAGAAGTTCCAACCTAAAAGGAGGTGACCTTGTAGCAATTCATGGATTGGGAGGACTTGGTCATCTTGCAGTACAATTTGCTAATAAGCTGGGTTTAAAAGTTGCAGTAATTTCAAGAGGAAAAGAAAAGGAGCAATTGGCAAAAAAGCTTGGAGCTCACTACTATTTTGATTCAAATGCTGTTGAACCGGCGGAAGAGCTAATGAAACTGGGTGGAGCAAATGTCATACTTTGCACTGCTCCAAACAGCAAATCAATGGCAGAACTTGTAAATGGTTTAGCCAGAAATGGTCAGATGATTATAGTCACCTTTTCAAACGAACCAATGACCATACCGCC